Proteins from one Pseudarthrobacter sp. BIM B-2242 genomic window:
- a CDS encoding DUF4177 domain-containing protein produces MTKWEYATIPLIIHATKQILDQWGEDGWELVQVVTGPDGNGLVAYLKREKQ; encoded by the coding sequence ATGACCAAATGGGAGTACGCGACGATTCCGCTCATTATTCACGCCACCAAGCAGATCCTGGACCAGTGGGGAGAGGACGGCTGGGAACTCGTTCAGGTAGTTACCGGACCGGACGGCAACGGCCTGGTTGCCTACCTCAAGAGGGAGAAGCAGTAG
- a CDS encoding DUF2332 domain-containing protein, producing the protein MTGRTAAWYRHFGTVDAPGSSPCYAEWSLGIAEDPPLIARIDLWPNDKRQPILLFAAARFLGAVPGPFEEFRRFLETHWDDVSRVVQSRATQTNEAGRCATLLPSLAAIAAAEGRPLALLEVGASAGLALYPDRYRYEYDDGTTVTRLSPVSDGGTPAAAPILTCATSGLVPLPAALPPVVWRAGIDLNPLDVGNPDDVAWLEALVWPEQEFRRERLRQAVAIARRDPPLLVAGDLNERLLEVAAQAPAQATLVVFHSAVMGYVSAAGRLAFRQAMARLSASRGCHWLSNEGQMVIDQEDGSTEVPEVDPQLILGRFLLTHNGTPVAITGPHGQSLDWL; encoded by the coding sequence ATGACCGGGCGGACCGCGGCGTGGTACCGGCATTTCGGCACGGTTGACGCGCCGGGGTCATCGCCCTGTTATGCCGAATGGTCGCTGGGCATCGCCGAGGACCCACCGCTGATCGCCCGCATTGACCTGTGGCCGAATGACAAGCGGCAGCCCATCCTGCTGTTCGCGGCCGCGCGGTTCCTCGGCGCAGTTCCCGGCCCCTTCGAGGAGTTCCGCAGGTTCCTTGAAACCCACTGGGACGACGTCAGCAGGGTGGTCCAGTCCCGCGCGACGCAGACCAACGAGGCAGGACGCTGCGCCACCCTCCTGCCCTCCCTCGCTGCGATCGCCGCGGCGGAGGGCAGGCCGCTGGCGCTGCTGGAGGTGGGCGCCTCGGCTGGCCTGGCCCTGTACCCTGACCGTTACCGCTACGAGTACGACGACGGCACAACCGTCACGCGGCTGTCTCCGGTTTCTGACGGGGGAACCCCTGCCGCGGCCCCGATCCTGACGTGCGCCACCAGCGGCTTGGTTCCGCTGCCGGCAGCGCTTCCACCGGTGGTGTGGCGGGCGGGCATTGACCTGAACCCGCTTGACGTGGGCAATCCCGATGACGTCGCCTGGCTGGAAGCCCTGGTGTGGCCGGAGCAGGAATTCCGGCGGGAGCGGCTCCGGCAGGCTGTAGCGATTGCGCGGCGGGATCCGCCGCTGCTGGTGGCAGGCGACCTGAATGAACGGCTGCTGGAGGTGGCGGCGCAGGCTCCTGCCCAGGCAACCCTGGTGGTCTTCCACAGCGCGGTCATGGGTTACGTCAGCGCGGCGGGGCGACTCGCGTTCCGGCAGGCCATGGCCCGGCTCTCAGCCAGCCGGGGATGCCACTGGCTGTCCAATGAGGGGCAGATGGTGATTGACCAGGAAGACGGCTCCACTGAGGTACCCGAGGTGGACCCGCAGCTGATCCTGGGCAGGTTCCTGCTCACCCATAACGGCACTCCCGTGGCCATCACCGGGCCGCACGGCCAAAGCCTCGACTGGCTGTGA
- a CDS encoding NUDIX hydrolase, with translation MPHLARRLFALPPDLEGAAQSWLDHGERTPRAARPASSVVLLRDSPTGLETWLGYRPGSSPLGVLAFPGGSLEASDDDAVGWLGPSAQHWADHLGTDDVGLARRHVVGAIRELFEETGVLLAGPDMSTTVEGTSSHEWMKIRVAVAEQEKSFPELLAKRGLSVRTDLLKSLVNWRTPDFAHRRFDTRYFAATVPVNQQPSLLEGKGVWGRWVCATKAIAERDTTALGDEVGQENTVGLTLGQLLVPGSEIMLEKMAAANGCIAYLSYKRKPHVYQAKLVEEDGRLMLEVEAAITVAGDPQRER, from the coding sequence TTGCCTCACCTCGCCCGACGCCTGTTCGCCCTCCCTCCGGATCTGGAAGGGGCGGCTCAAAGCTGGCTGGACCATGGCGAGCGGACACCGCGCGCCGCCCGCCCGGCATCCTCCGTGGTGCTTCTGCGCGATTCGCCCACCGGCCTGGAGACGTGGCTGGGATACCGCCCCGGCTCCTCGCCGTTGGGCGTGCTCGCCTTCCCGGGAGGTTCCCTGGAGGCGTCCGACGACGACGCCGTCGGGTGGCTGGGTCCCTCAGCGCAGCATTGGGCTGACCACCTGGGGACGGACGACGTCGGGCTGGCGCGCCGCCACGTGGTGGGCGCCATCCGCGAGCTGTTTGAGGAAACCGGTGTGCTCCTGGCCGGGCCGGACATGTCCACCACTGTGGAAGGCACGTCCAGCCACGAATGGATGAAGATCCGCGTGGCTGTGGCAGAGCAGGAGAAGAGCTTCCCCGAGCTGCTCGCCAAACGCGGGCTCTCGGTCCGGACCGACCTGTTGAAGTCGCTGGTCAACTGGCGGACTCCGGACTTCGCCCACCGGCGCTTCGACACCCGCTACTTTGCAGCTACTGTGCCGGTGAACCAGCAGCCGAGCCTGCTGGAGGGCAAAGGCGTCTGGGGCCGCTGGGTGTGCGCCACGAAAGCCATTGCCGAACGCGACACCACCGCCCTGGGCGACGAGGTGGGCCAGGAGAACACGGTCGGCCTCACCCTCGGCCAGCTCCTGGTGCCGGGCTCCGAGATCATGCTCGAGAAGATGGCCGCCGCGAACGGCTGCATCGCCTACCTCAGCTACAAGCGCAAGCCCCACGTCTACCAGGCGAAGCTGGTCGAAGAGGACGGCAGGCTGATGCTCGAAGTCGAGGCCGCCATAACCGTAGCCGGAGACCCCCAGCGCGAACGCTGA
- a CDS encoding transglycosylase domain-containing protein: MVTRKNPIFDTATTLGKIFGFLGVSAICGVLVAGLLVPAAAVSGSAASGSIEFFDTLPAELKVDPPNQTTRILASDGSVIASVFEENRTKVSLDQISPFMKEAVIAVEDSRFYDHGGVDTTGIMRALVATARGNKQGASTITQQYVNNVLNANLAAEGKDEDIKLNGVNKGVGDKLREMKLAIALEKEFSKEQILEGYLNIVFFNRDAYGIEAASKFFFSTTAKDLTLPQAALLAGLVNSPSAFDPINNPESSKARRDLVLSLMLSQTKITQAEYDAAVATPVETQVTPARQGCAYAATAPYFCDYVLHLLENNPAYGADLKERQRLIYGGGLTITTTLDPAAQASAQEQVNASAGANPDKWGAALVSVQPATGKITNMAQNTSFLPAEGGFDSQVNFSVDQLDKDGNDLNGLGGAQPGSTMKPFTFAEWLNEGKSMNTVVNAAQRRYPLNFNWKHTCGQVTGAYNTAQKALGAADDLQNAEPQFYRNMPVLFGLYNSINTATFASAAQLDFCGIQKVVDAVGLHSGLPNKDGEPNPKIDMSTLGNLLGSTQTAPLTMASAFATFANDGKYCEPIAITSVTDQSGAQLPAQSSSCRDAIKPEVARGVNYALQEVMNVGSGSLIQPRLSTRTNFPVAAKTGTSNMNESTWVVGHTTGLATAAWFGDPLGAQNRPGRDLTFNGKFYESLDGYMIAGPMFSKFMTQMAPAFGTDPFPAPPTNMVSGGGTQTRTPSTQATAPAPAPQASTPAADSPGNSEKKD, from the coding sequence ATGGTGACTCGTAAGAACCCCATTTTCGACACGGCCACTACCCTCGGAAAGATATTTGGTTTCCTTGGCGTGAGCGCTATTTGTGGTGTCCTGGTGGCAGGCCTGCTGGTGCCGGCCGCAGCAGTTTCAGGCAGCGCGGCGAGTGGCTCGATCGAGTTCTTCGACACCCTCCCGGCGGAGCTGAAAGTGGACCCGCCCAACCAGACCACCCGCATCCTGGCCTCTGACGGCAGTGTGATCGCGAGCGTCTTCGAGGAGAACCGCACCAAGGTCAGCCTGGACCAGATCTCGCCGTTCATGAAGGAAGCCGTCATCGCGGTGGAGGACAGCAGGTTCTACGACCACGGCGGCGTTGACACCACCGGCATCATGCGAGCATTGGTGGCCACCGCCCGGGGTAACAAGCAGGGTGCTTCCACCATCACCCAGCAGTACGTCAACAACGTCCTCAACGCCAACCTCGCCGCTGAGGGCAAAGACGAGGACATCAAGCTCAACGGTGTCAACAAGGGCGTCGGCGACAAGCTTCGTGAGATGAAGCTCGCCATCGCCCTCGAGAAGGAATTCTCCAAGGAGCAGATCCTTGAGGGTTACCTGAACATCGTGTTCTTCAACCGCGACGCCTACGGCATTGAAGCCGCGTCCAAGTTCTTCTTCAGCACCACGGCCAAAGACCTCACCCTTCCGCAGGCCGCACTCCTTGCGGGACTCGTCAACAGCCCCTCGGCCTTTGACCCGATCAACAACCCTGAAAGCTCCAAGGCCCGCCGTGACCTGGTGCTGAGCCTGATGCTGAGCCAGACCAAGATCACCCAGGCCGAATATGATGCCGCCGTGGCCACACCGGTGGAGACCCAGGTCACCCCGGCACGCCAGGGCTGCGCCTACGCGGCCACCGCACCGTACTTCTGCGACTACGTGCTGCACCTGCTGGAAAACAACCCGGCGTACGGTGCGGACCTGAAGGAACGCCAGCGCCTCATCTACGGCGGCGGGCTGACCATCACCACCACGCTGGATCCGGCAGCCCAGGCATCCGCCCAGGAGCAGGTCAACGCTTCTGCCGGCGCCAACCCGGACAAGTGGGGTGCGGCACTGGTTTCGGTGCAGCCCGCCACCGGCAAGATCACCAACATGGCTCAGAACACGTCGTTCCTGCCGGCTGAGGGCGGCTTCGATTCCCAGGTCAACTTCAGCGTTGACCAGCTCGACAAGGACGGCAACGACCTCAACGGCCTCGGCGGTGCCCAGCCCGGGTCGACCATGAAACCGTTCACGTTCGCGGAGTGGCTGAACGAAGGCAAGTCCATGAACACCGTGGTCAACGCCGCCCAGCGCCGGTATCCGCTGAACTTCAACTGGAAGCACACCTGCGGCCAGGTGACCGGCGCGTACAACACTGCGCAGAAGGCCCTCGGCGCGGCGGATGACCTGCAGAACGCGGAACCTCAGTTCTACCGGAACATGCCTGTCCTTTTCGGCCTCTACAACTCCATCAACACGGCCACCTTTGCCTCCGCCGCACAGCTTGATTTCTGCGGCATCCAGAAGGTCGTGGACGCTGTCGGACTGCACAGCGGGCTGCCGAACAAGGATGGCGAGCCCAACCCCAAGATCGACATGTCCACCCTGGGCAACCTGCTTGGCTCCACCCAGACGGCGCCGCTGACCATGGCCAGCGCGTTCGCCACCTTCGCGAATGACGGCAAGTACTGCGAGCCGATCGCCATCACCTCCGTGACTGACCAGTCCGGCGCCCAGTTGCCCGCCCAGAGCAGCAGCTGCCGCGACGCGATCAAGCCCGAGGTTGCCCGTGGCGTGAACTACGCCCTGCAGGAAGTGATGAACGTCGGTTCCGGCTCCCTGATCCAGCCGCGGCTGTCCACCAGGACCAACTTCCCGGTTGCCGCCAAGACCGGTACCTCCAACATGAACGAATCCACCTGGGTTGTCGGGCACACCACCGGGCTGGCAACCGCCGCCTGGTTCGGCGATCCGCTGGGCGCCCAGAACCGCCCGGGCCGTGACCTGACCTTCAACGGCAAGTTCTACGAATCCCTTGACGGCTACATGATCGCCGGGCCCATGTTCTCCAAGTTCATGACCCAGATGGCCCCCGCGTTCGGCACGGACCCGTTCCCGGCACCCCCCACCAACATGGTGAGTGGCGGCGGCACGCAAACCCGGACACCATCCACCCAGGCAACGGCCCCGGCCCCCGCCCCGCAGGCCTCAACCCCGGCCGCGGACAGCCCGGGCAACAGCGAGAAGAAGGACTAG
- a CDS encoding RidA family protein, with the protein MSTSAETASGAPEAPISAVEQRLAELGLTLPEVVAPVAAYVPAVITGSYVYTSGQLPFINGKLEATGKVSTGTEGTSDEPTVSPEDAKAYAAVCAVNALAAVKSVIGDLDRITRIVKVVGFVSSDPSFTGQPGVINGASELLGQVFGEAGQHARSAVGVSVLPLDSPVEVELIAEFS; encoded by the coding sequence GTGAGCACCTCCGCAGAGACCGCATCCGGAGCTCCAGAGGCTCCCATTTCCGCCGTCGAACAGCGTCTCGCCGAGCTGGGCCTGACCCTTCCGGAGGTGGTCGCCCCGGTAGCCGCCTACGTGCCGGCGGTCATCACCGGCAGCTACGTCTACACCTCCGGCCAGCTGCCCTTTATTAACGGCAAACTCGAAGCAACCGGCAAGGTTTCCACCGGCACGGAGGGCACGTCCGACGAGCCCACCGTGTCCCCGGAGGACGCCAAGGCCTACGCCGCCGTCTGCGCTGTCAACGCGCTGGCAGCAGTGAAGAGCGTCATAGGTGACCTTGATCGCATCACCCGGATCGTGAAGGTTGTGGGCTTCGTTTCATCGGACCCGTCCTTCACCGGCCAGCCCGGCGTCATCAACGGCGCGTCCGAGCTCCTTGGCCAGGTCTTTGGCGAGGCGGGGCAGCACGCCCGCTCCGCCGTCGGGGTGTCCGTCCTTCCGCTGGACTCCCCGGTAGAGGTCGAACTGATCGCTGAATTCAGCTAA
- the aroQ gene encoding type II 3-dehydroquinate dehydratase, translating into MTDVSSPHSESATSAGRETNGRGTILVINGPNLNLLGTREPEKYGTSTLADVEQLAASTAQAHGFTVECVQSNHEGVLLDVIHAARTNAVGIVLNAGAFTHTSVALRDALAAVQLPAVEVHITNVHQREEFRHHSYLSPVCVAVIVGAGVFGYKLAIDYLAEAL; encoded by the coding sequence ATGACTGACGTTTCTTCCCCTCATTCCGAATCTGCAACCTCCGCCGGCCGGGAAACCAACGGACGCGGCACCATCCTGGTGATCAACGGCCCCAACCTCAATCTGCTGGGCACCCGCGAACCGGAAAAGTACGGCACGTCCACCCTCGCCGACGTCGAACAGCTGGCTGCTTCAACGGCACAGGCCCACGGCTTCACGGTGGAATGCGTCCAGTCCAACCACGAGGGCGTCCTGCTGGACGTCATCCACGCGGCCCGCACCAACGCTGTCGGCATTGTCCTGAACGCCGGTGCGTTCACGCACACCTCCGTCGCCCTGCGCGACGCCTTGGCAGCGGTGCAGCTGCCCGCCGTCGAGGTTCACATCACCAATGTGCATCAGCGCGAGGAATTCCGGCACCATTCGTACCTGTCGCCGGTGTGCGTCGCCGTCATCGTGGGGGCCGGCGTGTTCGGATACAAGCTGGCCATCGACTACCTGGCTGAAGCCCTGTAG
- a CDS encoding metallophosphoesterase: MAVSPALASRVRNIGRGFAVTAATGTAAGLAAFGYGLWEKNQFVLREETLPILPPGQAPFRVLHLSDIHFVPGQDTKAAWLESLASLKPDLVVNTGDNLSHVNAVDPLLKALRPLMEFPGVFVPGSNDYYAPTLKNPASYLLGPSKAKPKPVELDWPRLRSGFGMGGWIDLTNRHQSVVLKGMRFDFSGVDDPHLHRERYAGWPRGTRNQDQDPHLRVAVIHAPYQRVLDHFTEAGADLLLAGHTHGGQLCIPGYGALVANCDIPTWRAKGLNDWESDGRTTPVNVSGGIGTSRFAPIRIACKPEAVLLTLTSREQGV, encoded by the coding sequence ATGGCCGTCAGTCCTGCGTTGGCGAGCCGCGTCCGGAACATCGGGCGCGGCTTTGCCGTCACCGCCGCCACGGGAACAGCAGCCGGTCTCGCTGCCTTCGGGTACGGGCTCTGGGAGAAGAACCAGTTCGTCCTGCGCGAAGAAACCCTGCCCATCCTGCCGCCGGGCCAAGCGCCTTTCCGGGTCCTGCACCTGAGCGACATCCACTTTGTCCCCGGCCAGGACACCAAAGCGGCGTGGCTTGAATCGCTGGCCTCGCTGAAGCCGGACCTGGTGGTCAACACCGGCGACAACCTGAGCCATGTCAACGCCGTGGATCCCCTCCTCAAGGCACTGCGGCCGCTCATGGAATTCCCCGGCGTGTTTGTGCCCGGATCCAACGACTACTACGCCCCCACGCTCAAGAATCCCGCGTCCTACCTGCTGGGACCCTCGAAGGCCAAACCGAAGCCGGTCGAACTCGACTGGCCGCGCCTGCGCTCCGGGTTTGGCATGGGCGGCTGGATTGACCTCACCAACCGGCACCAGTCCGTGGTGCTGAAGGGAATGCGCTTCGACTTCTCCGGGGTTGACGATCCCCACCTGCACCGGGAACGCTATGCCGGCTGGCCCCGCGGCACCCGCAACCAGGACCAGGACCCGCACCTTCGCGTGGCCGTCATCCACGCCCCCTACCAGCGTGTGCTGGACCACTTCACCGAGGCCGGTGCGGACCTGCTGCTGGCGGGCCACACCCACGGCGGACAGTTGTGCATCCCGGGCTATGGTGCGCTGGTGGCCAACTGCGACATCCCCACGTGGCGGGCGAAGGGCCTCAACGACTGGGAAAGTGACGGACGTACGACGCCGGTAAACGTCTCGGGCGGCATCGGCACCTCACGTTTCGCTCCCATCCGGATCGCCTGCAAGCCAGAGGCTGTGCTGCTGACGCTGACGTCCCGCGAACAGGGCGTGTGA
- a CDS encoding Crp/Fnr family transcriptional regulator, with the protein MDIEVLRRAPLFATLDDEAFRLLTDELTEVDLSRGASVFREGDQGDQLYFIVSGKVKLGRTSPDGRESLLAILGPGELFGEMALFDPSPRTATATAVSETRLAGLKNESLNGLLRTRPEVSAQLLQALARRLRRTNDSLSDLVFSDVPGRVAKALLDLADRFGRPATDGVLVAHELTQEELAQLVGASRETVNKALAEFVQRGWLRLEARAVVILDMQRLRQRSR; encoded by the coding sequence ATGGACATCGAGGTACTGCGCCGAGCACCACTCTTCGCCACGCTTGACGACGAAGCATTCAGACTGCTGACGGACGAGCTGACCGAGGTGGACCTTTCACGCGGTGCATCGGTATTCCGCGAGGGCGATCAGGGTGACCAGCTCTACTTCATCGTCTCGGGCAAGGTAAAGCTGGGCCGCACCTCCCCGGACGGCAGGGAGTCCCTCCTGGCCATCCTCGGCCCGGGCGAACTGTTCGGCGAAATGGCACTCTTTGATCCCAGCCCCCGCACGGCTACGGCCACGGCCGTTTCCGAGACCCGCCTGGCCGGCCTGAAGAACGAGAGCCTCAACGGCCTCCTGCGGACCCGCCCTGAGGTGTCAGCCCAGCTGCTGCAGGCCCTGGCCCGCCGCCTGCGCCGCACCAACGATTCGCTGTCCGACCTGGTCTTCTCCGACGTTCCCGGCCGCGTGGCCAAGGCGCTGCTGGACCTGGCAGACCGCTTCGGCCGCCCCGCAACTGACGGCGTCCTAGTGGCCCACGAGCTCACGCAGGAAGAACTGGCCCAGCTGGTCGGCGCCTCCCGCGAGACCGTCAACAAAGCCCTGGCAGAGTTCGTCCAGCGCGGCTGGCTCCGCCTCGAGGCCCGCGCCGTTGTGATCCTGGACATGCAGCGCCTCCGCCAGCGCTCCCGCTAA
- a CDS encoding MarP family serine protease yields the protein MFGLTVLDLALILALLSYLIYGLRNGFLVTLGGIAGFAAGAVAAFFAVPLVSEFVDDSGWRLTAIVAAAVVLMAMGHGLGTMIGRKIRGAVRIKPLRAVDRLVGGAVNVVVSALVMSMLAFSISSLGVPFVSQQLAESRVIRYIDGLTPVPVKATLAQLRSTVIGNGIPTLIEGLGQGPQVAVPNASTNTPELNRAAESVLKIAGTAYQCGQNQTGTGFVVSPGRVVTNAHVVAGVSQPVVEVPNGGAMPGRVVYFDTRHDLAVLAVDGLPSEPLALTSDLPGGSPAAFAGYPHGGPFKSNPATVQDIASVLVPDIYGENPAPEDIYRLAGDVQPGNSGGPLLTMDGLVAGVIFAKATSDAEMGFAITMDDLYPVASQAAGLSAPVSSGQCIQK from the coding sequence GTGTTTGGCTTGACCGTTCTGGACCTTGCGCTGATCCTGGCCCTGCTGTCCTACCTGATCTATGGCCTGCGCAACGGCTTCCTGGTGACCCTCGGTGGCATCGCAGGCTTCGCCGCGGGCGCCGTAGCCGCCTTCTTTGCTGTCCCCCTCGTCAGCGAGTTCGTGGATGACTCCGGTTGGAGGCTTACCGCCATCGTGGCGGCCGCCGTCGTACTGATGGCCATGGGCCACGGCCTCGGAACCATGATCGGCCGCAAAATCCGCGGCGCCGTGCGGATCAAACCGCTGCGGGCCGTGGACCGGCTGGTCGGCGGGGCCGTCAATGTGGTGGTTTCAGCCCTCGTTATGTCCATGCTGGCTTTCAGTATCAGCTCCCTGGGTGTTCCCTTCGTCTCCCAGCAGCTCGCCGAATCCCGGGTCATCCGGTACATCGACGGACTGACGCCCGTCCCGGTCAAGGCGACCCTTGCGCAGCTCCGTTCAACGGTGATCGGAAACGGCATCCCCACGCTGATCGAAGGCCTCGGCCAGGGACCCCAGGTAGCTGTCCCCAATGCCAGCACCAATACGCCGGAGCTGAACCGGGCGGCCGAATCGGTCCTGAAAATCGCCGGAACGGCTTATCAGTGCGGCCAGAACCAGACCGGCACCGGCTTCGTGGTGTCTCCCGGGCGGGTTGTGACCAATGCCCATGTGGTGGCGGGCGTGTCGCAGCCCGTGGTGGAGGTCCCCAACGGCGGGGCGATGCCCGGACGCGTGGTCTATTTCGACACCCGGCACGACCTCGCCGTCCTGGCCGTGGACGGGCTGCCGTCCGAACCGCTGGCGCTGACATCAGACCTTCCCGGCGGCAGCCCGGCCGCCTTCGCCGGGTACCCACACGGCGGTCCGTTCAAGTCCAACCCAGCCACGGTCCAGGACATCGCCTCGGTGCTGGTGCCGGATATCTACGGCGAGAACCCGGCGCCGGAAGACATCTACCGCCTCGCCGGAGACGTCCAGCCCGGGAACTCCGGCGGACCGCTGCTGACCATGGACGGCCTGGTGGCGGGAGTCATCTTTGCCAAAGCGACGTCCGACGCCGAAATGGGCTTCGCGATCACCATGGATGACCTCTACCCGGTGGCGTCACAGGCTGCCGGCCTGAGTGCGCCGGTTTCCTCCGGGCAGTGCATCCAGAAGTAG
- a CDS encoding ABC transporter ATP-binding protein has protein sequence MAKQTSFFRSISRLYPHVRPILPRLVLGLISALLASLVALTIPQVLRVLVNESLKPGGAAGAVWTAAVVILLLGIAEAVLVALRRQFVINPATTVETRMRVSLYGHLQDLTVSFHDRWGSGQLLSRAMTDLNFLRRWMAFGAIMLVVTTLTVAIGIVVMFSMSWQLALIFMAAAVPIMAYSFRFRTRFSKVARRSQDQAGDLATTVEESVHGIRVLKAFGRSREALENFNEQAEELRQTEIAKAKHQAGFTMVVTLLPELALGAGLVVGVMLCASGQLSIGALVAFFATAAVIATPVEFSGMLLAMALSAKTALDRHFEVMDSVNTITSPPAPRKPEQLRGALRFNNAAFAFEDAPDKPILQDVNLEILPGETMALVGITGSGKSALIQLVPRLYDVTAGSITIDGVDVREFAVDELRKVVGVAFEDTTLFSSSVRDNVLLGAQERTEEALDEALDVAQAHFAYSLPEGVDTLIGEEGLSLSGGQRQRLALARAIAARPRALVLDDPLSALDVHTEELVETRLRAVLKDTTTLIVAHRPSTVALADRVALLEDGRIAAVGTHTDLLSHNPHYRYVIASLDQEPRDLDTELSELEEAAEEATR, from the coding sequence ATGGCCAAGCAGACCTCATTTTTCAGATCCATCAGCCGTCTCTACCCCCACGTCAGGCCGATCCTCCCCCGGCTGGTGCTGGGACTCATCAGCGCCCTGCTGGCCAGCCTTGTGGCCCTGACCATCCCGCAGGTGCTCCGGGTCCTCGTCAACGAATCGCTGAAACCGGGCGGCGCGGCGGGCGCAGTCTGGACGGCCGCCGTCGTCATCCTGCTCCTCGGCATCGCCGAAGCGGTCCTCGTGGCCCTGCGCCGGCAGTTTGTGATCAACCCTGCCACCACCGTGGAAACCAGGATGCGGGTCTCGCTGTACGGGCACCTGCAGGACCTGACCGTCTCCTTCCATGACCGCTGGGGCTCCGGCCAGCTCCTCTCCCGGGCCATGACGGACCTGAACTTCCTGCGCCGGTGGATGGCGTTCGGCGCCATCATGCTTGTTGTCACCACCCTGACGGTTGCCATCGGCATCGTGGTGATGTTCTCCATGAGCTGGCAGCTGGCCCTGATCTTCATGGCCGCCGCGGTGCCCATCATGGCGTACAGCTTCCGATTCCGGACCCGCTTCAGCAAGGTGGCGCGCCGCAGCCAGGATCAGGCCGGCGATCTTGCCACCACCGTGGAGGAATCGGTCCACGGAATCCGCGTCCTGAAGGCTTTCGGCCGCAGCCGCGAAGCCCTGGAGAACTTCAACGAGCAGGCCGAGGAGCTCCGCCAGACCGAGATCGCCAAGGCCAAACACCAGGCCGGCTTCACCATGGTGGTGACCCTGCTGCCGGAGCTCGCGCTGGGCGCCGGCCTGGTAGTGGGCGTGATGCTTTGCGCCAGCGGCCAGCTGAGCATCGGTGCCCTCGTGGCGTTCTTCGCCACCGCCGCGGTGATCGCCACGCCCGTGGAATTTTCCGGCATGCTGCTGGCCATGGCACTGTCCGCCAAGACGGCTCTCGACCGCCACTTCGAGGTGATGGATTCGGTGAACACCATCACCAGTCCCCCGGCCCCGCGCAAACCGGAGCAGCTAAGGGGCGCCCTGCGTTTCAACAACGCCGCCTTCGCGTTCGAGGACGCCCCGGACAAGCCCATCCTGCAGGACGTCAACCTGGAGATCCTCCCGGGTGAAACCATGGCGCTGGTGGGCATCACCGGCAGCGGCAAGAGTGCCCTGATCCAGCTGGTCCCCCGCCTGTACGACGTCACGGCCGGTTCCATCACCATCGACGGCGTGGACGTGCGCGAGTTCGCCGTCGACGAGCTCCGCAAGGTGGTGGGCGTCGCGTTCGAGGACACCACGCTGTTCTCCAGCTCGGTCCGGGACAATGTGCTCCTCGGGGCGCAGGAGCGGACCGAGGAAGCACTCGACGAAGCCCTCGACGTGGCCCAGGCCCATTTCGCGTACTCGCTGCCGGAGGGTGTGGACACGCTCATCGGCGAGGAGGGCCTGAGCCTGTCCGGCGGGCAGCGCCAGCGGCTCGCCCTGGCCCGGGCCATCGCCGCACGGCCGCGGGCACTCGTGCTGGATGACCCCCTCTCTGCGCTCGACGTGCACACCGAGGAACTGGTGGAAACCCGGCTCCGGGCGGTCCTGAAGGACACCACCACGCTGATCGTCGCGCACCGCCCTTCCACTGTGGCGCTGGCTGACCGGGTGGCGCTGCTCGAGGACGGCCGGATCGCCGCCGTCGGAACCCACACCGACCTGCTGTCCCACAACCCCCACTACCGCTACGTCATCGCCAGCCTCGACCAGGAACCACGGGACCTGGATACGGAACTGTCGGAACTCGAGGAAGCGGCAGAGGAAGCCACCCGATGA